The segment GCACCATGGCGAACAAAACTTCGAGACTCTTCAATCAACCCCACACTCTCCTGCGCAGCCTTGCCGCTTCGTCCTGCGAGGCTGCGTACCTCATCTGCCACCACGGCAAATCCTTTTCCATGGGCACCAGCCCGTGCAGCCTCAACTGCAGCATTTAAAGCGAGAAGATTTGTCTGAAAGGCAATATCTTCTATAACCTTCATAAAGGACCCCACCTTTTCTCCGGAGTTCTCTATATCGGCAATGGTTTGTTCCATGGTTGACATACTTTCAGAACCACTCTTTGCCAAGGAAAGGACCTCCTTTGCAGAACTGTCCGCCTCCTGTGTGTTCTGGGCATTTTCCCGTATTTTCCCCGCGGTTTCCTCGAGGGCACTTCCCATCTCTTGCAACGATGCAGCCTGTTCACTGGCGCTGGATGCCAAGGTTTGACTGGACGAGGAGATCTGCTCGGAGCTTGCTTCAACCTGCACAGAAGAGTCACACACCCGGGACATACTGGAAGAAAGCCGTTCGGTCGTTTTTTTCAAGGCCAAACCGTTTACATCATGTTCCGAAGCAAGCTGTATCTCCTGTCGCAAATCTCCCGAGGCAATAGCCATGGCAACATCTGCGCGACAGTGTAATTGATCAACCACCCGATTCAACGCATTTGACAGAACTCCTATCTCATCGGTCCGATCGTGGTGTAGCTTCGTGGAAAGATCTCCCTGTTCCAACCTCCTAGCAAGACCTACCGCCTGCTGCAAGGGCTGCACAACCCCTCTGAAAAGGCTGAAGAAGGTTATTACACTGATAGCAGTAATGGTTACAACAACCACCGTGAGAACAATCAGCAAGAGCCGTCTCTGCTCCCCCTCTGCCTCTGCTCGATAAGCAGTAATATCAGCGAGATCAGAAGAGATATCACGCACTGTTGCAATGGCACCCACGGCAGTGCCGGAAAAATCCAGTATGGGATAGACCGCTATTTGATAGGTATCGACATACGTAATACCAATCCCCTCTTTCTGAGCAGAGTGCAGAAGCCCCTCTTCGACACGCCCTTGAAAAAGCACCGAATCACTTTCTCCCATACGAACAAAGGAACTATCCAAAAGCGGCTGATCACGCAATTGTCTAGCCACTTCTCGTTGCTCATAATTCATATAGAGACCATATTCGATATCCTCTTGATCAAACACTGAAAGAGCTTCACTGAAGGGCGATAGCATCTCCACAGAACCAAGATGATCCCCCTCCGATCCTCTCACAGGAACCAAACCGCGAATTACAAAGCCACCCCGGCCAACTTCAATACCCATAACCGGCTCCTTTTGGCGATTTACCTCCAGTACGGTGGCACGAAAGGAGGATATGTCATCGGAGATATCATGCCGAACACCGTCGATCTCTACCTGCCATCCATCTCGCCAAATACGGGCCAGGCTTCGCCCATTGGGCAAGTGGTAGTGGAGACTAAAGGGACTTCCCACGATGGATTGATAACTTTCTACAAAGGGATTGAAATACTCCTTGAGCATGGCCCGGGCTTGAACCCCGTAGGGGCATTGGGGATTGTCCATATCACCGCTCTGGGCATGGGCATAGCTTGTTCCACTGTCTCATGTTCCGCAAAGGCCGCGGCTATCTCATAGGATTTTCGCTGACCGCTTGTAAATATATGATTCAAGGTTTTCTGTCTCTCCACTGCTTCGGAATCGAGGTATTCAAAAACCATGGATTCCTGCTGATCTACAGCGGAATTAATAATATTGGAAACCAATATGGAAACACCAGATATGGTGCAAAGTGCCAAAAGAAGAAGTAAGCTGCCCATGGGCAGAAGAATCTTCCAGAGTATGGTTGTTTTCCCCTTGGTAAAAAGCATCACAATCCCCTTGTATTGAGTCTGATAATCTCAATAAGAATACCATGATGGTATACAAATGCAAGGACAACCATGATGAGGACAGGGCACAGTTCTCTTTATTTAAGAGTACGCTCTTTATGGCACACAAGGCATGAGATGTTCTGCTCCCACGCAACCATTCATGCTTTGACAAATGTAGTATCCTCTACGAGCCTCTTGGATCACGGGGAAGATAGTTCAATAAGAGTATCAAGTTCTTCCAAAAAGGCGGCCCTGCGTTTTCTAATATAGCTGCGAATCTCTTCAAACTGACTGCGTTGTAATTCCTCATAGCAGGTATAATCCCAGTATACCTCACCTTCCCATGGGGTCTCCAAAAATGAGGATTCATTCTGTTCATTCCACAGGGCATAATCACGCTGTATGGTCGCGGCGTACTGCTCCTCAAGTTGAGTGACCACTGTAAGAAGCTTCTGTTCTACACGATCTATACGGGAATGAGCCACCTCGCGGACCTCTGCACACCAGGACGAATCGCGCGCGAGGGTCTCAATAACAGCATTTCGTGGTATGACCTGATGTATATTGGTCGGATGCCAATGATCGGGAACCGGTTCACCCTGCCAGTAACGACCAAATGTTGCATCCCCGTCCCACCGTACAAAAATAACCTCTTCTCGGATACGGTCGTAGACGAGGTAATAATTTTTGCCGTACCCATCGGATTCACCGGTATAAAAACAGGCGAGAAACCAAGCCGTAAGATCTTCCAGTGAAAAGGAGTTCCGGATAAAGGCAATTGCCTCTTCATTGGGGTACGAGAGGGAGTCTGTGATTTTGTCAAGATAGGAGAGGGGGCCTTTTCTACTTTCAAATCCCTGGCTGCCCTGTTTAAAATCAGCATTCCAGTCCTGTGCTTTGGCTATATGATATGCTCCATGCCCCAGAAGGGGAGTGAGAAATTCTTCCCGCACCCGTTCAATGGTAGAGTAAAATCCATAAAATTCACCATTCACAAAAAGTCTGGCAAACCCTGCTGCAGGAGCAGTCCCCCCCAAAAGGCGTGTCGTATACAGGGAAAGGAAATTTCGTATCCGGGAATAGTCTATCGAATGGGCATTTAAAACGACTGAAGAAGGGGATTCATCGGTTCCGCAGGAAAAAACAGGATGAAAGAGACGATGTCTTTCTATGGGGCCACTGTCGAAATAAAGGCGGAGAGATTTTTTACTGTAATATCGTGAGGTTCCACCGTGAATTTTCACACGCCCCCATCCGCTGTATGTACCGATAGTAATCTCCACAGGAATTCCGAGCCCCCGCGAGAATGGATTATCCCGAAGATATTTCAGGGCTTCCGTATTGAGGGAAAGATGGATATCACGGCCAGGAAGGGTTTTCGTCTCCGTATCATCGGTCATATCCTCTGAAAAAGGCGAGGTGCAGGATATAAGAAGAGACATAAGAAACACAATTATACATCGTTGCATACGGCCTCTATGTGGAAGGAAAAGAAAAGTACCCGGACAATTGCAATGCTATTTCTCTCAGATCCCTGGAAGAAAACCCCGAATCATACCGGTCAGAATATTCCAGGTCAATGTACAGATCTGTATCAATGTACAAACGGGTTCCCCATGTCAGGGTGTAGAGGAAGTCACGGTTGATATATTCAAAGCTCGTATATGCTTTTCCGTAGAGTTGCTCAAAGCGCACACTTGCTGTCAACCCATACTTGTGTGCAAGGTCAAAGTCGTAACTCTGCCGTAGTGATATTCCCCGTGAAAGACCTTCTGTGTCGGTTGAGGCATATTTCAGATACTGTCTGGTATCGGCGGTGTCAGCTCCGAGAAAAAACTCCATCATACCGGAATACCGGCTGATCCTGTAGGATGCACCGAAATCACCCAGAAGTACCCGTATGCCCGATTGCGTACCAATCCCCTCATAGTAGGGGGCAGCTATGGCTCCATAGAGAGTGAGGTTGTCAGAGAAAGTGAGCGTTGCAGATGCTACGGGAAGCGAGAAGAGTCGTTTCCCATAGGCCTCTGTGAGGTCGGCATCGGGGCGTCCGGGACTATTCTTAAAAAGACCAAATTCATAATCGGCCCGTTCAATACGCGGTGTAGAATGACGAAAACGAAGGCGGGTCCCTCGCCAGAACCCCCCGGTGATACCCAAATTATCGCGAATATACGAACTAATTTCTCCGCGGTTTGCAAAGGGAATATCCTTGCTTGAGGTGGTACTTTCAAAGCCAAAGGGCATTTTAAACTGTCCCGTTCGCCAATGGAGGTTTCCGGGAAAACGTATTTCGATATAGGCATTTTTTACGATATCCGGTGTACCAGCATCGGTGAAATCTGTCATAAGCGAAGCACGAACCTCACTGGACAAAACATCCCGAGTAAATAAAAAATCACTGCGAACACGGGTAAAGCCGAATTCACTTTCCCATTCGTCAGAGGAATTACCATCCTCTTCCACTGTGAGCATCGGCTGAATAAGAAGCTCAATATCAAGGACATCTGCCGCGGAAATTTGCAAGAAAACAAGGAGAAATAGAAAGAAGAGGAAGATCATAGAGCCTTCTTTATCAAAATATATCTACGAAGAAGCGTTCTTGCAAATATACATTCCCGCTGTAGAAGATAGATATGACCACTGGAGATTTTCCATCCCATGCCTTTGTTCTTTTCTGAAGTAGATCCCGCCGAATAAAACCGATGTTTGGTACCTATAACGCCGACACTATCCTGTCTTTCGGAAATGTTTTCCCATACTCCTAAAACCATGATATACTCTAACACAACGGACCCATATGCACTACGCATGGCAGCAACCTTCTCCGGAGGAGATATTTATGACCATTCTACGCAATTCATGGTGTCTCATATTGCTCTGCATCACCCTACCCCAGGCCTCCATAGAAAACTACCCGCCGTGGTTTCAACGACGCACCTTTCCCCGCTGGTTTTTCGAGCCTCCTGCCAAAACAGTGGTTGGCTTTGACAGTGCAAAGCCCCTGCGTGATGATGCCTACGATCGCTTCTGCAGTTTTATCACCATGCGCACCACCGGCTTTTTACGGGTACACCAATATGAACACCTTGGGCAACTCCTTTTTACCGATGAAGACAGTATCAGTTTCTTGTATGTACCCCGAACTGATGTAGATACCAGTGACCTTATTCTCTTAGACTCCCTCAAAAGTGCCGTTTCCATGGCGGGAATATTTTCCACGGACAGTGTTGCCATTGACACCACCCCTCTCTCTCTGTTTGAAACCGTCGCCCCGCCCAAAGACCCCAACTATATCTACGGAACCGGTGTCTCGCGGGTAAACCTCTATAACCCCCTTTGGGGCTGGATGAAAGCAGAAAGCCGCGCTATTCGAAACCTCATGGAGCAGAGTGTCTTTTCTTTGTATACCCTGGAACGAAGCAAGGATGGACGCATGGAGCGGGCAAGTTGGTATGACTTTGATCTACGCGTGGAAAATCTGGAGATTGTGCGTCGATGGTTCTGTGCAGAATCGGGAAATGCTGCTGTGGCGGTGAGAGTACGAAAGGGAAGCATTTCACCGTGGAAGAGTGAGAACGCCTTTCAACTTCCTTTGCCCCTGAAACCTTACGGATACATGCTGCACGAAATATCCCCGCACTAAAATCGGCACCTATAAAAAAGGGGATGTCCAAGACATCCCCATGCGCCCTATCTCCATCTTTACGATGATGATTCAGCCGGTTTACAGAAGTCCCTCGTAGGCATCTACTGAGGCATCTGCAAGGAACAGTTCAATAATTTTCCGTCCCACCGGATCAAGGTCATCACTGAGAAACTGCTTAACCTCCTCTTTAAAGAAGTTCGTAAGCATCTCCGCACCGATATCGTATGTCGCTTCACCCACTTCAGGCTGTTTTTCCACACAAAGAAACTGCTCGGGGACTTCAAAATCACCAACTCGAGCACTTTTAGGAGTGTATCCAAGAAGCGTGCACCGTGCGGGAACACAGTTTTCACGGGCAAAGAAAGAATCATCAGCCATGGAGAGCACTGAACGCCCAAGCCATTCAGACATGAAACCGGTTTTCCATGCACCAACGTGCTGGTTTGGAGTCAGGGAATAATGAAGCGAGGTAGTCTCTGCCATCTGACGAAGAAGCAAATTCGCTTGAGTCACTTTTTTCCCCGTGGCAAAGGGCCAGTATGAACCAACACCTTCAGACTGCATAAGTTTTTTACCCGCAGTGATACTGGGGTTTGCATGTCCCCGAGGAGATACAAGACGCCAGATCCATGCCAAAGCTGGAGGAAGTACATGTACCATACCGACAATACCGTAGGACGGTTTTTCCGTTGATGTAGCCGGCGCACGAAGACCAAAGTTACGAATATCTACATCAACGGTGTCCTGAAGAACTCCAGGAACAAAATTACGGGGCATAATCACCCGTGGATTGGGGCACGGAACCCCGGGCTCATCTTCCATATGTTCCCATGGCTTAATGGGTTCACCCTCGATGGACTTCAGATTGAGGAAAATAAGAGGCTCATCACACTCAAGGGTCAGCTCTTCCATATGAGGATCAATGCCTTGACGAGTTACATGGTCTACCCGAAGAAACCACGCTTCTTCAGCATCACACGCGGTAAGACGATCTCCCGATTCACCATGACGGGGATGGCACATGGCCATATCATCCGTAAGAGGTCGTAGCTCATCCTGATTTTCCATATCAATGGTAAGTTCTTCCCCGCTTACGAGGTTTTTTCCTACCACAAGCTGTCCCGCTTCGTTTCGGTGCGGCTGCTCAAGCATTTCTGACTTTCCTGCCCCGGAAGCACCTTCGTGCATAATTACGGTGGTTTTCTTACTGTTTTTTGCCTGCACCGTAGAGGCATGAAGGGTCAACCAGTCTTCCTGTTCACCAATTGTTAAGAGCGCACCATACACACCCTTTTTGGCAGAGGGACCGGGATACAGATTGTATGAAAAGATCTCATGCATGTCACCATGACGATTATGAACAACAACCTGCTTGCCGTCATAATGAGTGTGACGGAACGGAGGAGCCACAAACATAACAGAACGAACAACGAAATTTTCGTCAATATCATCAAGAGGAACAAGCCCTTGAAGATCTGCAAGACCACCAATAAAAAAGCCAGCATTCTTTGGTGCAATCAAGATACCACCATACTGTTTACCTTCGCTAAAGGGCTTGCCCAAATAGAAAGCAGTTACACAGAGATCTTGGGTTTCCAACCACTGCAAGGTCTCTTCACGAGTACCCGCAAAAGACGTTCCAAAGCGATCCGAATAGGTCGTTTTATCCGTGGGGAGGTCATCACCGATAACCATACACTCAGGGTCACGACGGCGCATGTAGGGTTCAAAATAGTTCACGGCAATCCCGTTGGATCGTTTTTCCGTCCACGCTTCATCCACTGTGCCTTTACCCGGTACGTCGTACGACACGGTCATACCGGAAGATCCCGCTCCACCAAGAGCAAGTTCAAGAAGCTCTGCCCGTGTTGAGGGAGTAATCACAGAAGGTGCCTTTTCAAGCAGAGAAAGTACATCAGCAGGAAGTGTTACATTGGGAATCATATGATCTCCTTTAAAAAAAATAATCGATATATAATGCCCCCCGAAAAACGAACAACGTTTTTCTGCGGGAGGTCTCTTAAAAAACTGTATCCTATGGGGATACCCTTTTTTAAACAACCGGAATTTATGCGTTAAATTTCAAGGCCCGGACAAGGGTAAAGATAATAACCCGTTCTCCCGTGGCAATACTGATATCCGTGTGAAGCGACACAATTTCGCATCCCGTAATATCTATAATTATGCGTTCAAGAAGTGGACGTGCTTTTTCCAGAAGCTCCTGACGCACCTGTTTTATAAGGCTCCGTCCTTTTTGATTGTCTTCTGTATTTGCCAGCTGTTTTTCTGCCGGCGTAAGCACTCCCTTTAGACGTACAAAGATGATATCATCAAAGATTACCGTACGCACCTCTTCAGGACCGCGTCCCATGTACTCTTGTTCAAAACGAATGATCGCTTGGGATATCTGATGCTCCGCCTCACCCCTAGGAATAGAGTTTTTCATGACAAGCTCCTTGAGTATTGCGGACGTTCCCGACAGTCTCACTTTCTGCATAACAACCCCGAAAGATTATCCTGCCCAAAGAGAGAGTGCACATCTGCACGGGCAAAAGATATATAAATCTTCACGTAAAAGCAAGAAAAAAAACGTAGGGGCAAAAGTCATTTTCTACGAATAAAACTCCCAGGAAAAACACTTCCCCCCGCACAGGGAAGTGTTACGTTACAAACAGTGCTTCCGAAACCACTGTTTTTTCCCGAAGACCCGTCGCACAAAACCCGAAGAGAAGCCCCTTCGGGTTAAAAAGATCACTGGCATGTAAATCTTATCTGCGGTGGTTTCTTAAACGCTCAAAGATTTGTTTTGAAGGCTCTTTCTGTGCGGGGGTATATCTATCTTCGTATTCATATATATCCCAGTGATCCGGTGGAATAGACCCCTCGTAGCGTTCAAAGGTGAGGGTGTGTATTTCAAACTCTTTGTAGTCATAATCAAATTCTTCCAGTACCCAGGTATGAGTTATTACAAGGGTATTTCCCTGCAAGGAATATTCCGTGTGCCACTCTTCACGCCAAGAGTTATATTCCCACTCACGGTCAAAACCTTCACCCAAAAGGGAGTTCCCCTCTATGAAAAATTCTCCTTCATCATACCAATAATTTCCATCCCAATAATCATGCACTTCAAATAGATTTGCGTTTGTATTGAAAACCCATATTCTGGTAGTGTCATCAATGGATTCAGGCCACTCTTCACTATCCAGAGTATCTCCATTCTCTATTTCCATCCAAACTTCTTCTTCATGAACAAGATTCCACGCTCCATGGACATCATGGCTGCCTTCGTCTCGTTGAAAGCGGACCGTAATCTCCATGTTTTCTTCAATGGTGATGGTGAGGGGGGTGTCATTTCCTGAGGCATCACCGCTCCAGCGGGAAAACACATAGCCCGCAGATGCCTGAGGGGTAAGGGTTATCTCCGTACCGGTGGGATAGGCGGCCATCAATGGAGACACATCCACCTCGCCATGCTCGGCAGAAATTTCCAAGGTATAGAGAGCAATTGCGTCAAAATCCTCATCCTCCCAGGGAAAAACATCAGCGGGAATATAAAGATTTTCATCACTCATACCTTCGTAGGGCGCTTTATCTGCGGGGATAAAGCGATATCCCTCGTCGGTAGATTCAAATATGCCGGACTCAATCTCATCCCCATTCTTTGTCAGGTAATATTCTTCCTCCGCATAGTCGAGAGAATAGACATATGTATTCCCTCCCACTTCAGCACTATACCGGATTATATCCGGTGTAGAATCACCCTTTGAATCACTATCTGAACAGGCAAAAAACAGCAGACCCAAGCAAAGAGTAATGTAAAAAAGACACTTCATAAAAACTCCATTCATAGTTTGAATATAGTGATAGTATGATGAAGATACGATTCCGGTGGAAAAACACGTTCATCTTTACCCAACAGAAGCTAACTGGTGTTTTGCGTGCGGCATTCGATACCTTCCTGTGGAGAATATAGCATTTTTTCCGAAAAAGGCAAGAAAGAAAAACGCCCCTTACGGCAGAAGTTATTTTTACGGATGAAACTCTCTGAAAAAACCAAAAAAACATTGAGCAAATTTACGACCGTTTTCATACTCCAGATCTTTTGAATCTGGATCCGCTCTGCCTGGTGCGGAACCTCCCCTGCAAAAAAGATAGAGAGGTCTTTGGGCTACTTGCCGCCTGCCTTTCCTATGGACGGGTAGAAAGTATTATCAAGACCCTGTCAACCCTTTTAGAACTCCTTGAAAATAGCCCTGCCGATGCTATTATGAACACAAACTTAGCAGAGAAGCGGTACCGCTTCTCCTCCTTTGTCTATCGCTTTACCCGCGGTGAAGAGCTGGCCGTCCTGTGTCACTGCATCGGGGAGATCCTTTCTCGGTATGGCAGTCTGGAGGAGTTGTACCAAATAAAAGGAGCGCACACCACATCCCCGCGAGATGCGCTCCGCAGATTTTCCCAGCACTTCCATCATATAGCACACCCCATCCTCTTGCCACACCGACGACGGGGGTTCTCTTACCTTCTCTCTCCTATGACAGGGCAAACCCCGGCAAAACGACTCAACATGTTTTTGCGCTGGATGATCCGCCCCGACGACGGTATCGACCTCGGCCTTTGGCCATCTGCCCGTAGAAAAGATCTTATTATTCCCTTAGATACCCATATTATCCGAGCGGCCGAGATTCTCAAACTCACACAGCGCAAAAGCACCTCGTGGAATACCGCCGCTGAGATTACGGAATGCTTACGCACCGTAGATCCCGCAGACCCAGTGCGCTTTGACTTCTCCCTCTGCCACTGGGGAATGGTTCATGTACGCCGAGGCTCCGCCCTTGACAGGACATCACTGTAATGGTAGAATATGGCACTAAAACATGGAGGTTCTATGAGGTTTAGAAAACGAGCGGAACTATTTCCCGGGGTACGCCTTAATTTTAGTAAATCCGGGGTCAGTATTACCGGCGGAGTTCCCGGTGCATCGATAAATATGGGAAAAAAAGGAACCTATTTGAATACGGGAATTCCTGGAACAGGCCTCTACGACCGGGTTCGTCTTGATGGGAAAACAGCACCATCCGGCACATCTCAAGGGCATACAAGAACGAACACCTCATCCATAATTCAATCGCACCACGCCCTGCATACCGAGGATATCGCAGAAACCAGCAGCACAGATCTTCAGGAGCTTAACACCGCCCTGTTTGCTTGTAAAGAACTCCGTAGCATCCTTGTGCAAGAATATCGGGAAACCAAACGTCACCTGCGTAATATCACCCTGCTACACCGATTTCTCAAACTGTTTCTTGTGGGGTTTTTCCTCCCTCCCGTGAGCAAAAAAAAGACAACCTTGTCTGACACCCTGCGCACTCAGCGCAAGGGCATTGCAACAACAGTTGTGTCCATAGGGTTTTCTCCTGAAAAAAACATCGAGGAGGCTTACGCTACTCTCAAGCAGGAATACCGCAGGGCATGCACCTGTCATACCATATGGGATGTAACTGCAGAAGTAAGGGTGGACCAGCAACGCCTGCGCAGTTTTTCCCGCACCCTTCTCACCAAGGAACACGCTCGGTGTGATACCATGGCCCATCCCCTTATTGCCGCTCAGCATATACCGCTTCATTTTGCCACAGCCCACAACCATCACCTCTATCTCTATCCGGGCTTTATCCTCATAGAGGGGAGGGATAAAAAACAGGGTGTCGTCGATTTAGCTGATACCACCGTATCCTTTG is part of the Chitinivibrio alkaliphilus ACht1 genome and harbors:
- a CDS encoding DUF4236 domain-containing protein, whose product is MRFRKRAELFPGVRLNFSKSGVSITGGVPGASINMGKKGTYLNTGIPGTGLYDRVRLDGKTAPSGTSQGHTRTNTSSIIQSHHALHTEDIAETSSTDLQELNTALFACKELRSILVQEYRETKRHLRNITLLHRFLKLFLVGFFLPPVSKKKTTLSDTLRTQRKGIATTVVSIGFSPEKNIEEAYATLKQEYRRACTCHTIWDVTAEVRVDQQRLRSFSRTLLTKEHARCDTMAHPLIAAQHIPLHFATAHNHHLYLYPGFILIEGRDKKQGVVDLADTTVSFEEKILPEEGEVPPDATIIRTTWKRVNKDGSRDKRYRDNYEIPLCTYGFLTLESSTGLREAFLFSSYEKSSSFGKSLTRFIRYFTPTKKNDYN
- a CDS encoding TIGR02757 family protein, translated to MNLDPLCLVRNLPCKKDREVFGLLAACLSYGRVESIIKTLSTLLELLENSPADAIMNTNLAEKRYRFSSFVYRFTRGEELAVLCHCIGEILSRYGSLEELYQIKGAHTTSPRDALRRFSQHFHHIAHPILLPHRRRGFSYLLSPMTGQTPAKRLNMFLRWMIRPDDGIDLGLWPSARRKDLIIPLDTHIIRAAEILKLTQRKSTSWNTAAEITECLRTVDPADPVRFDFSLCHWGMVHVRRGSALDRTSL
- a CDS encoding methyl-accepting chemotaxis protein, giving the protein MDNPQCPYGVQARAMLKEYFNPFVESYQSIVGSPFSLHYHLPNGRSLARIWRDGWQVEIDGVRHDISDDISSFRATVLEVNRQKEPVMGIEVGRGGFVIRGLVPVRGSEGDHLGSVEMLSPFSEALSVFDQEDIEYGLYMNYEQREVARQLRDQPLLDSSFVRMGESDSVLFQGRVEEGLLHSAQKEGIGITYVDTYQIAVYPILDFSGTAVGAIATVRDISSDLADITAYRAEAEGEQRRLLLIVLTVVVVTITAISVITFFSLFRGVVQPLQQAVGLARRLEQGDLSTKLHHDRTDEIGVLSNALNRVVDQLHCRADVAMAIASGDLRQEIQLASEHDVNGLALKKTTERLSSSMSRVCDSSVQVEASSEQISSSSQTLASSASEQAASLQEMGSALEETAGKIRENAQNTQEADSSAKEVLSLAKSGSESMSTMEQTIADIENSGEKVGSFMKVIEDIAFQTNLLALNAAVEAARAGAHGKGFAVVADEVRSLAGRSGKAAQESVGLIEESRSFVRHGAAILKDVTASFSEIVRKIDELP
- a CDS encoding DUF4914 family protein is translated as MIPNVTLPADVLSLLEKAPSVITPSTRAELLELALGGAGSSGMTVSYDVPGKGTVDEAWTEKRSNGIAVNYFEPYMRRRDPECMVIGDDLPTDKTTYSDRFGTSFAGTREETLQWLETQDLCVTAFYLGKPFSEGKQYGGILIAPKNAGFFIGGLADLQGLVPLDDIDENFVVRSVMFVAPPFRHTHYDGKQVVVHNRHGDMHEIFSYNLYPGPSAKKGVYGALLTIGEQEDWLTLHASTVQAKNSKKTTVIMHEGASGAGKSEMLEQPHRNEAGQLVVGKNLVSGEELTIDMENQDELRPLTDDMAMCHPRHGESGDRLTACDAEEAWFLRVDHVTRQGIDPHMEELTLECDEPLIFLNLKSIEGEPIKPWEHMEDEPGVPCPNPRVIMPRNFVPGVLQDTVDVDIRNFGLRAPATSTEKPSYGIVGMVHVLPPALAWIWRLVSPRGHANPSITAGKKLMQSEGVGSYWPFATGKKVTQANLLLRQMAETTSLHYSLTPNQHVGAWKTGFMSEWLGRSVLSMADDSFFARENCVPARCTLLGYTPKSARVGDFEVPEQFLCVEKQPEVGEATYDIGAEMLTNFFKEEVKQFLSDDLDPVGRKIIELFLADASVDAYEGLL
- a CDS encoding DUF2294 domain-containing protein; the protein is MQKVRLSGTSAILKELVMKNSIPRGEAEHQISQAIIRFEQEYMGRGPEEVRTVIFDDIIFVRLKGVLTPAEKQLANTEDNQKGRSLIKQVRQELLEKARPLLERIIIDITGCEIVSLHTDISIATGERVIIFTLVRALKFNA
- a CDS encoding CotH kinase family protein; amino-acid sequence: MQRCIIVFLMSLLISCTSPFSEDMTDDTETKTLPGRDIHLSLNTEALKYLRDNPFSRGLGIPVEITIGTYSGWGRVKIHGGTSRYYSKKSLRLYFDSGPIERHRLFHPVFSCGTDESPSSVVLNAHSIDYSRIRNFLSLYTTRLLGGTAPAAGFARLFVNGEFYGFYSTIERVREEFLTPLLGHGAYHIAKAQDWNADFKQGSQGFESRKGPLSYLDKITDSLSYPNEEAIAFIRNSFSLEDLTAWFLACFYTGESDGYGKNYYLVYDRIREEVIFVRWDGDATFGRYWQGEPVPDHWHPTNIHQVIPRNAVIETLARDSSWCAEVREVAHSRIDRVEQKLLTVVTQLEEQYAATIQRDYALWNEQNESSFLETPWEGEVYWDYTCYEELQRSQFEEIRSYIRKRRAAFLEELDTLIELSSP
- a CDS encoding InlB B-repeat-containing protein; its protein translation is MKCLFYITLCLGLLFFACSDSDSKGDSTPDIIRYSAEVGGNTYVYSLDYAEEEYYLTKNGDEIESGIFESTDEGYRFIPADKAPYEGMSDENLYIPADVFPWEDEDFDAIALYTLEISAEHGEVDVSPLMAAYPTGTEITLTPQASAGYVFSRWSGDASGNDTPLTITIEENMEITVRFQRDEGSHDVHGAWNLVHEEEVWMEIENGDTLDSEEWPESIDDTTRIWVFNTNANLFEVHDYWDGNYWYDEGEFFIEGNSLLGEGFDREWEYNSWREEWHTEYSLQGNTLVITHTWVLEEFDYDYKEFEIHTLTFERYEGSIPPDHWDIYEYEDRYTPAQKEPSKQIFERLRNHRR
- a CDS encoding porin encodes the protein MIFLFFLFLLVFLQISAADVLDIELLIQPMLTVEEDGNSSDEWESEFGFTRVRSDFLFTRDVLSSEVRASLMTDFTDAGTPDIVKNAYIEIRFPGNLHWRTGQFKMPFGFESTTSSKDIPFANRGEISSYIRDNLGITGGFWRGTRLRFRHSTPRIERADYEFGLFKNSPGRPDADLTEAYGKRLFSLPVASATLTFSDNLTLYGAIAAPYYEGIGTQSGIRVLLGDFGASYRISRYSGMMEFFLGADTADTRQYLKYASTDTEGLSRGISLRQSYDFDLAHKYGLTASVRFEQLYGKAYTSFEYINRDFLYTLTWGTRLYIDTDLYIDLEYSDRYDSGFSSRDLREIALQLSGYFSFPST